A portion of the Lolium rigidum isolate FL_2022 chromosome 1, APGP_CSIRO_Lrig_0.1, whole genome shotgun sequence genome contains these proteins:
- the LOC124647675 gene encoding UDP-glycosyltransferase CGT-like: MASSSVRAPRIVLLPSAGMGHLAPFGRLAAALSSSSHACDVSLVTFLPTVSSAESAHLDSLFAALPAVRRIDVRLPPLDTSAFSGADPFYAHYEAARRATPLLLPPLLAAAGADALVADISLASVAIPLANKLRLPCYVFFTASATMFSFYAYFPTYLDAAENGDADVPGVGRVPRSWFPQALHDRGNLFTQQFVANGRSLPDADGLLVNTFDGLEPEAVAALRSGTVVPGFPPVFTVGPLTPVSFLATREPSTKGAAADHTAWLDAQPERSVVYVSFGSRKALAPVQLGELAGGLEASGCRFLWVVKGSVVDRDDGADLREMLGEGFLERLQGRGMVTKAWVEQGDVLKHPAVGMFLSHCGWNSLTEAVASGVPVLAWPRFADQRVNAGVVARAGAGAWAEAWSWEGEEGVVKAEEIAETVRSVVADETLRTKAATVRDAAARAVASGGTSYRSLAELVRRCATAIYSP, from the coding sequence ATGGCCTCCAGCTCCGTCCGGGCGCCGCGCATCGTCCTCCTCCCGAGCGCCGGCATGGGCCACCTGGCTCCCTtcggccgcctcgccgccgccctctCGTCCTCCTCCCACGCCTGCGACGTCTCCCTCGTCACCTTCCTCCCCACCGTCTCCTCCGCCGAGTCCGCGCACCTCGACTCCCTCTTTGCCGCGCTCCCGGCCGTCCGCCGCATCGACGTTCGCCTCCCGCCGCTCGACACCTCTGCTTTCTCTGGCGCCGATCCGTTCTACGCGCACTACGAGGCCGCCCGCCGTGCCACACCGCTGCTCCTGCCTCCGCTGCTCGCCGCCGCGGGAGCGGACGCGCTCGTCGCCGACATCTCCCTGGCCTCCGTGGCCATCCCCTTGGCGAACAAGCTCCGCCTCCCGTGCTACGTCTTCTTCACCGCGTCCGCCACCATGTTCTCCTTCTACGCCTACTTCCCCACCTACCTCGACGCCGCTGAAAATGGCGACGCCGACGTCCCCGGCGTGGGACGCGTCCCGAGGTCCTGGTTCCCGCAGGCGCTGCACGACCGGGGCAACCTCTTCACGCAGCAGTTCGTCGCCAACGGCCGGAGCCTCCCTGACGCCGACGGCCTCCTCGTTAACACGTTCGACGGCCTTGAGCCAGAGGCCGTGGCTGCGCTGCGGAGTGGCACGGTCGTCCCCGGTTTCCCGCCAGTGTTCACTGTTGGGCCGCTCACCCCGGTGAGTTTTCTGGCGACAAGAGAACCGTCAACGAAAGGAGCGGCCGCTGATCACACGGCATGGCTGGACGCGCAGCCGGAGCGGTCGGTGGTGTACGTGAGCTTCGGCAGCCGGAAGGCGCTGGCCCCGGTGCAGCTCGGCGAACTCGCCGGCGGGTTGGAGGCGAGCGGCTGCCGGTTTCTGTGGGTGGTGAAGGGTTCCGTGGTGGACAGAGACGACGGCGCAGATCTCCGGGAGATGCTCGGCGAagggttcttggagcgtctgcagGGGCGGGGCATGGTGACCAAGGCGTGGGTGGAGCAAGGGGATGTCCTGAAGCACCCGGCGGTGGGGATGTTCCTCAGCCACTGCGGCTGGAACTCGCTGACCGAGGCGGTGGCGAGCGGCGTGCCGGTGCTGGCGTGGCCGAGGTTCGCCGACCAGCGGGTGAACGCGGGCGTGGTGGCgcgggccggcgccggcgcgtgGGCGGAGGCGTGGAGCTGGGAAGGGGAGGAGGGGGTGGTGAAGGCGGAGGAGATCGCGGAGACGGTGAGGTCGGTGGTGGCGGACGAGACGCTGAGGACGAAGGCGGCGACGGTGCGGGATGCCGCGGCGAGGGCCGTGGCCAGCGGCGGGACGAGCTACCGGAGCTTGGCTGAGCTCGTGCGACGGTGTGCTACAGCGATATATTCACCGTGA